From the Halorubellus sp. JP-L1 genome, one window contains:
- a CDS encoding helix-turn-helix domain-containing protein, whose translation MGTIVDATMPADQFALADTFAQLPDVECETVQLVANDDDSVAPFVWLSASDMDDVHEALEADSSTRDVERLLEKEDRSLYHVTWQARIRIVVYLLGVEDGTLLDARGENGRWELRILFPSHDSVSATYDICQQHGVDLTIHRVKGVVESIDRTGKELTDKQYEALAAGIESDYYHVPRGRSLEELANELDISHQALSERLRRGHRTLIQQTLK comes from the coding sequence AGTTCGCGCTCGCGGACACGTTCGCGCAACTCCCCGACGTCGAATGCGAGACCGTCCAGCTCGTCGCGAACGACGACGACAGCGTCGCACCCTTCGTCTGGTTGTCGGCCTCCGACATGGACGACGTCCACGAGGCGCTCGAAGCAGACTCCTCCACGCGCGACGTCGAGCGCCTCCTCGAGAAGGAAGACCGCTCGCTCTACCACGTCACGTGGCAGGCTCGCATCCGCATCGTCGTCTACCTCCTCGGCGTCGAGGACGGGACGCTCCTCGACGCACGCGGCGAGAACGGCCGGTGGGAACTCCGCATCCTGTTCCCGTCGCACGACTCGGTGTCGGCCACGTACGACATCTGCCAGCAGCACGGCGTCGACCTCACGATCCACCGCGTGAAGGGCGTCGTCGAGTCGATAGACCGGACCGGGAAGGAACTCACGGACAAACAGTACGAGGCCCTCGCCGCCGGGATCGAATCCGACTACTATCACGTCCCCCGTGGCCGTAGCCTGGAGGAGCTCGCGAACGAACTCGACATCTCGCACCAGGCGCTCTCGGAACGACTCCGCCGCGGCCATCGAACGCTCATCCAGCAGACGCTCAAGTAA